CGGCGGGGTCGACGGCAGCGAGCCGGGCGGGCAGCAGCCCGTCTGCCTCCGCTCCGGCAGACTCCCCACCGGTCGCCGTGGCGGACCCGTCCGCGCCGGACTCGCGTACACCGGGCAGGTCGCGGATCAGGGAGCTGGGCCGGAACGTCGTGAACCCCTTGGCGAAGAGCGGCCAGTCCATGTCGGCGAGTGTGACGCAGCCGTCGTCGCGGTCCAGGGCCCGGCTCAGGGCCGCCACGGCCCGTACGGGGTCCATGGGGCGCAGACCGCGGCTGCTGAGGAACTCCTCACCTGCGCCCTCGCCCATGCCGCCGCCGCCCCACAGGCCCCAGGCGATGGAGGTGGCGGGCAGGCCGTCGGCCCGGCGCTGCTCGGCGAGCGCGTCGAGTGCGGCGTTCGCGGCGCCGTAGGCACTCTGGCCACCGCTGCCCCACACGCCCGCGCCGGAGGCGTACAGGACGAAGGCGTCCAGATCCAGGCCCCGCTCGCGCGTGAGTTCGTGCAGGTGCAGGGCGCCGGCGACCTTGCCCCCGTACACCTCGGCGAGCGAGCCGCCGTCGGTGTCGAGGAAGGCGGCCGAGTGCGGCACGCCCGCGGTGTGGAAGACGGCGGTGGGTGGGTGGGCTTCGAGTAGGGCGGCGATGGCGTCGCGGTCGGAGACGTCGCAGGCGGCGATGGTGACTTCGGTGCCGAGGGCGTGTAGTTCGCGGGTCAGTTCGGTGGTGCCGGGTGCGTTGGGGCCGCGGCGGCTGGTCAGTACGAGGTGTGTGGCGCCGGTTCTGGCGAGCCATCGGGCGACGTGGGCGCCGAGGGCGCCGGTGCCGCCGGTGACCAGGACGGTGCCACGGGGCGTGTAGGTACGGCGGGTTGGGGTCCCGCCGGCCGGGACGAGTCGGCGGCCGTAGCTGCCGGAGGCGCGGATGGCGATCTGGTCCTCGTCCGCCGTGCCCGCCAGGGCGGCGGCCAGCCGCTGCCAGGTGCGCTCGTCGGGGGTCCCGGGCAGGTCGACCAGGCCGCCCCAGAGAGTGGGGTGCTCCAGAGCGATACCGCGTCCGAGTCCCCAGACCTGGGCGCCTTCGGAACCGGGCCGTTCGCCGGGGGAGACGGCGACGGCACCGCGGGTGACGGTCCAGAGCTTCGCGGTGAGGCCGGCGTCGGCTGCCGCCTGCGCGAGGACGGTGGTGCCGAGCACGCCGAGGGCCAGTTCGGGGTGCTCGGGGTGCGAGCGCCCATCGGTACCGAGGAGGGAGAGGATGCCGTCAAGGGGTTCGGTTGGGTTGCCGGTGTTGTGTGTGGTGAGTTGTGCGGTGAGGGTGTGGCGGTTGGTGTTGTGTGGGTTGAGGGTGAGGGTTTCGGTGTGGGCGCCGTGGCGGGTGAGGGTGGCTTGGGCGGCGGCGATGAGCTCGGTCTCGGAACCGGTGAGGGTTTCGGGGATGACGAGGAGCCAGCGGCCTTTGAGTGTGGGGGTTTGGGTGTGGTGGAGGTGTTTCCAGGTGGTGCGGTAGCGCCAGGTGTCGGTGGGGTGGGTGGTGGTGTTGGTGGGGGTGGTTGGTTGATGCCAGTAGTGCTGGTGTTGGAAGGGGTAGGTGGGGAGGTTGATGGTTTGGGGGTTGGTGTGGTGGAAGAGGTTGGTCCAGTTGATGTTGGTGCCGTGGGTGAAGAGGTGGGCGGCTGAGGTGAGGAGGCGTTGGAGTCCGCCTTCGTTGCGGCGGAGTGTGCCGGTGGTGGTGATGTGGTGGGGGGTGGTGTCGGTGGTTTCGTGGATGCCGGTGGTGAGGACGGGGTGGGCGCTGGTTTCGATGTAGGTGGTGTGTCCGTTGTCGAGGAGGAGTCGGATGGTTTCTTCGAAGCGGACGGTTTGGCGGAGGTTTTGGTACCAGTAGTCGGGGGTGAGTGTGGTGGTGTCGGTGATGTGGGTGGCGTGGACGGTGGAGTAGAAGGGGGTGTGGGAGGGGCGGGGTTTGATGGGGGTGAGTGCGTCGAGGAGTTGGTTTTTGATGTGTTGGACGTGGGTGGAGTGGGAGGGGTAGTCGACGGGGATGTGGCGGGCTCGGATGTTCTGGTTCTGGTAGGTGGTGATGGTGTGGGTGATGGCTTCGTTGTCGCCGGCGATGATGGTGCTGTTGGGTCCGTTGGTGGCGGCGATGGTGATGCGTTGGTGGTAGGGGGTGGTGGTGAGGTGTTGCTGGATGGTGTGGGGTGGGAGGGGGATGGAGGCCATGGTGCCGTGGCCGGTGAGGTGGTGGGTGATGAGTTTGGCGCGGAGGGCGATGATGCGGGCGGCGTCGTTGAGGGTGAGTGCGCCGCAGACGGTGGCGGCGGCTATTTCGCCTTGGGAGTGGCCGATGACGGCGTCGGGGGTGATGCCGAGGTGGTGCCAGAGTTCGGCGAGGGAGACCATGACGGCCCAGGTGATGGGTTGGACGATGTCGGCGCGGTCCAGGGGTGCGTGGGTGCGGAGGGTCTCGGTGGGGTCGTAGTCGATGTGGGGGGCGAGTGCGTTGGCGCATTCGTGGAATCGGTCGGCGAAGACGGGGCTGGTGTCGAGGAGTTCGGCGGCCATGCCGGTCCATTGGGTTCCCTGTCCGGGGAACACCAGCACCGTGCGGCCCGGAGTGCCCGCTGTGCCTTCGATGGTGGTGGTGCCGAGGGTGACGCGGCGGTGTTCGAACATCGAGCGGGTGGTTGCCAGTGAGTAGGCGATGTCGAGGGGGCGTGGTTCCCTGCCGTGGTCGCGCTCGCGTTCCAGGTGGTTCCGCAGCCGCTCGCTCTGAGCCCTGA
This DNA window, taken from Streptomyces sp. SCSIO 30461, encodes the following:
- a CDS encoding type I polyketide synthase, with amino-acid sequence MANEEKLREYLKRATTELHRTSERLKELEARANEPIAIVGMACRFPGGVDSPEDLWELLSDGVDAISPFPGDRGWDVEGLYDPDPGAAGRSYCREGGFLQAAGAFDPAFFGISPREAVAMDPQQRLLLEISWEALERAGVDPRSLKGSRTGVFVGAWDGGYTSGVRDPSAELEGDLLTGGVVSFTSGRISYTLGLEGPAVTVDTACSSSLVALHQAAQALRAGECDLALAGGATVMSTPAVFVQFSRQRGVAADGRCKAFAEAADGFGPGEGVGILLVERLSDAVRKGHRVLAVIRGSAVNQDGASNGLTAPNGAAQQRVIRQALADARVTAADVDAVEAHGTGTRLGDPIEVHALIDTYGSAHTTERPLWLGSLKSNIGHAQAAAGVGGVIKMVMAIQNGLLPKTLHIDTPSSQVDWNTGQVELLTEPRTWPDTGRPRRAGVSSFGVSGTNAHVILEQAPAPQAAEPAEDEAPTRELPVIPQIVTARSKPALRAQSERLRNHLERERDHGREPRPLDIAYSLATTRSMFEHRRVTLGTTTIEGTAGTPGRTVLVFPGQGTQWTGMAAELLDTSPVFADRFHECANALAPHIDYDPTETLRTHAPLDRADIVQPITWAVMVSLAELWHHLGITPDAVIGHSQGEIAAATVCGALTLNDAARIIALRAKLITHHLTGHGTMASIPLPPHTIQQHLTTTPYHQRITIAATNGPNSTIIAGDNEAITHTITTYQNQNIRARHIPVDYPSHSTHVQHIKNQLLDALTPIKPRPSHTPFYSTVHATHITDTTTLTPDYWYQNLRQTVRFEETIRLLLDNGHTTYIETSAHPVLTTGIHETTDTTPHHITTTGTLRRNEGGLQRLLTSAAHLFTHGTNINWTNLFHHTNPQTINLPTYPFQHQHYWHQPTTPTNTTTHPTDTWRYRTTWKHLHHTQTPTLKGRWLLVIPETLTGSETELIAAAQATLTRHGAHTETLTLNPHNTNRHTLTAQLTTHNTGNPTEPLDGILSLLGTDGRSHPEHPELALGVLGTTVLAQAAADAGLTAKLWTVTRGAVAVSPGERPGSEGAQVWGLGRGIALEHPTLWGGLVDLPGTPDERTWQRLAAALAGTADEDQIAIRASGSYGRRLVPAGGTPTRRTYTPRGTVLVTGGTGALGAHVARWLARTGATHLVLTSRRGPNAPGTTELTRELHALGTEVTIAACDVSDRDAIAALLEAHPPTAVFHTAGVPHSAAFLDTDGGSLAEVYGGKVAGALHLHELTRERGLDLDAFVLYASGAGVWGSGGQSAYGAANAALDALAEQRRADGLPATSIAWGLWGGGGMGEGAGEEFLSSRGLRPMDPVRAVAALSRALDRDDGCVTLADMDWPLFAKGFTTFRPSSLIRDLPGVRESGADGSATATGGESAGAEADGLLPARLAAVDPAEQYEIVLDEVRGSVAAVLGHSAPDDVDPEEPFRNLGFSSLIASELAIRLSRVCGRKLPPTLVFDHPTAAAVANHLTELLHPAAETAAGGSGTPDERRVRTALATLPLSVLREAGLLDTLLALASTEPGMAAPDGRTPHGGFNGADRTGAVVGMDDLGHAAALDELDRLDDITALDELDADALIELALRDAT